In Euphorbia lathyris chromosome 9, ddEupLath1.1, whole genome shotgun sequence, the following are encoded in one genomic region:
- the LOC136206353 gene encoding uncharacterized protein, translating into MIPKSSSRLLLYHSLTKPRKLPIPHLPRELSTFPHFPTTQTPPFSHSSKTFFSTSQAASSRIVNDLLAELEREKQREREARKRAGLDTEDIDNEDEEDYMGIAPLIEKLEKEKLKPAGPDMHRYEEPSDSDSDDDDERFGQEAVTKRFEMFQKKHKRHKELLDNFVASSTLDDSFKWMNKIDKFEEKHFKLRPEYRVIGELMNYLKVAEGKDKFILQQKLNRAMRLADLKEAYDPNKPDNYGVINRTQGPHVDHMDDAGLKDDKPLGGSDDEEEFDDMKERDDILLGKLNAIDKKLEEKLAELDFTFGKKGKVLEEEIRDLAEERNSLTEKKRTPMYRKGFDVKLIDVNRTCKVTKGGQVVKYTAILACGNYNGVVGFAKAKGPAVPVALQKAYEKCFQNLHYVERHEEHTIAHAIQTNYKKTKVYLWPGSTRTGMKAGRIVQTVLNLAGFKNVKSKVIGSRNPHNTVKALFKALNALETPKDVQEKFGRTVVEKYLL; encoded by the exons ATGATTCCCAAATCTTCTTCTCGTCTTCTCCTTTATCATTCTCTCACAAAACCTAGAAAACTCCCAATCCCCCATCTTCCCAGGGAGCTCTCAACTTTTCCGCACTTTCCTACCACCCAAACTCCTCCCTTCTCTCATTCTTCCAAAACCTTCTTTTCCACTTCTCAGGCTGCTTCCAGCCGTATTGTAAATGATCTCCTCGCCGAACTCGAGCGCGAAAAGCAGCGGGAAAGAGAAGCCAGGAAGAGAGCAGGACTAGACACTGAGGACATTGATAACGAGGATGAAGAAGATTATATGGGCATAGCCCCATTGATTGAGAAGTTAGAGAAGGAAAAGCTAAAGCCTGCTGGACCGGATATGCATCGTTACGAGGAGCCATCCGATTCTGACAGCGATGACGATGATGAAAGGTTTGGCCAAGAAGCAGTGACCAAGAGGTTTGAGATGTTCCAGAAGAAGCATAAACGCCACAAGGAATTGCTCGATAATTTTGTTGCTTCTA GCACGCTTGATGATAGTTtcaaatggatgaataaaatTGACAAATTTGAGGAAAAACATTTTAAACTTCGACCTGAATATAGGGTCATTGGTGAGTTGATGAATTATCTAAAAGTAGCAGAAGGAAAGGACAAATTTATTCTTCAGCAGAAGTTAAACAGAGCAATGAGGCTAGCGGACTTGAAGGAAGCTTATGATCCCAACAAGCCAGATAATTATGGAGTTATTAATCGTACGCAGGGTCCCCATGTTGATCATATGGATGATGCTGGACTTAAGGATGATAAACCATTAGGTGggtctgatgatgaggaagagtTTGATGACATGAAAGAAAGAGATGACATCCTGTTGGGAAAGCTCAATGCTATTGACAAGAAACTTGAAGAGAAGTTAGCTGAATTAGATTTTACCTTTGGAAAGAAGGGGAAAGTTCTTGAAGAGGAGATCAGAGATCTTGCAGAGGAGAGAAATTCTTTGACGGAAAAGAAAAGAACTCCTATGTATAGGAAA GGATTTGACGTGAAATTGATAGATGTGAATCGAACTTGTAAGGTTACAAAG GGAGGACAAGTAGTCAAGTACACTGCTATATTGGCTTGTGGAAACTATAATGGTGTTGTTGGTTTTGCTAAAGCCAAGGGCCCTGCAGTCCCTGTAGCTCTTCAGAAG GCATACGAGAAGTGCTTTCAGAATCTCCACTATGTGGAACGGCACGAGGAGCACACAATTGCACATGCAATACAAACAAATTATAAGAAAACCAAG GTGTATCTGTGGCCTGGGTCAACAAGGACGGGTATGAAAGCTGGACGAATTGTTCAAACTGTACTGAATTTAGCTGGTTTCAAAAATGTGAAATCCAAG GTGATTGGATCAAGGAATCCTCATAATACTGTTAAGGCTCTATTCAAAGCTTTGAATGCT CTTGAAACGCCAAAGGATGTTCAAGAGAAGTTTGGCAGGACTGTGGTTGAGAAGTACTTGCTGTGA